A genomic region of Cytobacillus luteolus contains the following coding sequences:
- a CDS encoding M23 family metallopeptidase, with amino-acid sequence MRKFILSFLIISLILPLLISTAFANSEMDQQQIYEERMLLYKNAETVTHIPWYYFAAVDQYERSLRRSRKDLPKAEGLIAIYFKPEIWSGTLNPDTEDTNPLSISIFGGLGLDGNGDGIADRNNDEDVLYTMANYLSRYGYDHENLKIALWDYYQRDKTVEIILGKVKIYKAYNTLDLDKNAFPVPLRFNYSYKNTWGDARGWGGRRIHEGTDIFAGYGTPVRSTGYGIVEIKGWNKYGGWRVGIRDINNTYHYFAHLNGFAKDLKEGQIVEPGMIIGSVGSSGYGPPGTSGKFPPHLHYGMYKDNGYTEWSFDPFPHLKKWERAERRKKK; translated from the coding sequence ATGAGAAAGTTCATTCTCTCTTTTTTAATCATATCACTTATACTTCCATTATTGATATCAACTGCATTTGCAAATTCTGAAATGGACCAGCAACAGATCTATGAAGAGCGAATGCTATTATATAAAAACGCAGAGACGGTTACCCATATTCCATGGTACTATTTTGCAGCGGTTGACCAATATGAAAGAAGCTTACGCCGCTCTCGAAAGGACTTACCAAAAGCTGAAGGGCTTATCGCTATTTATTTTAAACCCGAAATTTGGTCAGGTACGTTAAACCCAGATACTGAGGATACAAACCCTTTGAGTATTAGTATTTTTGGGGGACTTGGGCTTGATGGAAATGGGGATGGAATTGCTGATCGAAACAATGACGAAGATGTATTGTATACAATGGCTAACTACCTATCCAGGTATGGATATGATCATGAAAATTTAAAAATTGCTTTATGGGATTATTACCAACGAGACAAAACGGTTGAAATCATTCTAGGAAAAGTAAAAATTTATAAAGCGTACAATACTCTTGACCTGGACAAAAATGCCTTTCCAGTTCCTCTTCGATTCAATTACAGTTATAAGAATACGTGGGGAGACGCGAGAGGTTGGGGCGGCCGACGGATTCATGAAGGAACAGATATATTTGCAGGATATGGTACTCCCGTACGATCGACTGGTTATGGAATTGTAGAGATTAAAGGTTGGAATAAATATGGTGGTTGGCGTGTTGGTATCCGTGACATTAATAATACCTACCACTACTTTGCCCATTTAAATGGGTTTGCAAAGGATTTAAAGGAAGGGCAAATTGTAGAACCCGGTATGATTATTGGTTCAGTCGGCAGCTCTGGTTATGGACCTCCTGGTACATCCGGAAAGTTCCCTCCTCATCTTCACTATGGAATGTATAAAGATAATGGATACACGGAATGGTCGTTTGACCCTTTTCCTCACTTAAAGAAATGGGAAAGAGCAGAACGAAGGAAGAAAAAATAA
- the yunB gene encoding sporulation protein YunB, whose amino-acid sequence MAKYRGRLPRGGPLPFRYVFLLTFVFFIFSTAAGLIMVNKGIEPVLMAYAENETKRIATLVIKNAVNKQITEEELSAEEIINIQQDSNGDITGVYYNTNAINRVATLTTDKVEQYLRYVDEGNVNALEIPEVVIETDDDTKNSGFYFEVPLGAATNNALLGNLGPKVPVRFHLIGDVMPDIITEIEESGINNTIIKIEVKLNVTVRVILPFATDEIHATGTVPVVAQLVNGKVPDYYNNGGDSAPPAIQLPRNGN is encoded by the coding sequence ATGGCAAAATATCGAGGACGCCTTCCCCGAGGAGGACCATTGCCTTTTCGTTATGTATTCTTACTTACATTTGTCTTTTTCATCTTCTCTACTGCTGCTGGATTAATCATGGTTAATAAGGGGATTGAGCCTGTACTAATGGCGTATGCGGAAAACGAAACGAAAAGGATCGCTACATTAGTTATAAAAAATGCAGTTAATAAACAGATTACCGAAGAGGAATTAAGTGCAGAAGAAATTATTAATATTCAACAAGATTCTAATGGAGACATAACCGGTGTTTACTATAATACGAATGCAATTAACCGAGTGGCAACTTTGACAACAGATAAGGTTGAGCAGTACCTTCGCTATGTGGATGAAGGGAATGTAAATGCACTTGAAATACCGGAAGTAGTAATTGAAACCGATGATGATACAAAAAACTCAGGATTTTATTTTGAGGTTCCACTAGGAGCAGCGACGAATAATGCACTATTAGGTAACTTAGGTCCTAAGGTTCCTGTTCGATTTCATTTAATCGGAGATGTAATGCCAGATATTATCACTGAAATTGAGGAGTCGGGAATTAATAATACGATTATAAAGATTGAGGTTAAGCTTAATGTAACAGTGAGGGTAATTCTCCCCTTTGCAACGGATGAAATACATGCTACAGGAACAGTACCAGTAGTTGCTCAATTAGTTAATGGTAAGGTTCCAGATTACTATAATAATGGTGGAGACAGTGCGCCACCCGCTATTCAATTACCACGTAATGGAAACTAG
- a CDS encoding HD-GYP domain-containing protein, with protein MILVSTKSLAPGKILAKAIYNENGQVLISEDVPLTERMIVRLLELGITFVYVKDNRTEDIETVQPIPRTLRKEAIKTIETIFIDLQKEKHSSGSLFLEKNSKHLLKVIRSVVHEVKNNKDLITLLSEVYTYDNYIFTHSLNVTLYTLAIGTQLKMSEKQLEILGIGAILHDVGKMTVPIDILMKPGRLTLEEFETIKLHTEHGFEILRRMPTVPLVAAHCAFQHHERIDGSGYPRGIKGPEIHEFAKVMAVADVFDAVTSNRVYRSAMLPHEGLEILYSGVGNLFDTKIVEAFRKAVVIYPVGLTVYLNDGRKGIVSKQNQGLSERPVIRILEESGRDLENPYEVDLKQKLDLVITKCDTTLVGENLSTNQ; from the coding sequence ATGATATTAGTTTCTACAAAATCACTAGCACCTGGAAAAATCTTGGCTAAAGCAATCTATAATGAAAACGGACAAGTTTTAATTAGTGAAGATGTCCCTCTAACTGAGCGAATGATCGTAAGGCTATTAGAGCTAGGAATTACATTTGTTTACGTTAAAGATAATAGAACTGAGGATATTGAAACGGTTCAACCGATACCTAGGACACTGAGAAAAGAAGCAATTAAGACCATTGAAACTATATTTATTGACTTGCAAAAGGAAAAACATTCTTCTGGATCGTTGTTTTTAGAAAAGAATTCTAAACATCTTTTAAAGGTTATCCGTTCTGTTGTTCATGAAGTTAAAAATAATAAAGATTTAATTACACTCTTGTCAGAAGTATACACATATGACAATTATATTTTCACACATTCGTTAAATGTAACCCTATATACATTAGCTATTGGTACACAGCTTAAAATGTCTGAAAAGCAACTTGAGATTTTAGGTATTGGGGCAATTTTACATGATGTTGGTAAGATGACGGTTCCAATTGATATTTTGATGAAACCAGGTAGACTCACCTTGGAAGAGTTTGAAACGATTAAGCTCCATACTGAACACGGCTTTGAAATTCTTAGAAGAATGCCTACGGTCCCACTTGTTGCGGCGCATTGTGCCTTCCAGCACCATGAGAGGATAGACGGCTCCGGATATCCAAGAGGGATAAAAGGGCCAGAAATACATGAGTTTGCTAAGGTAATGGCAGTTGCAGATGTGTTTGATGCTGTCACTTCAAATCGTGTCTATAGAAGCGCTATGCTTCCACATGAAGGACTAGAAATTCTATACTCAGGTGTTGGAAACCTATTTGACACCAAAATTGTTGAAGCTTTTAGAAAGGCTGTTGTTATATATCCAGTAGGCCTGACAGTCTATTTAAACGATGGTAGAAAAGGGATTGTTTCAAAACAAAATCAAGGCTTAAGTGAAAGACCGGTCATTAGAATATTAGAGGAAAGTGGAAGGGACTTAGAAAACCCTTATGAAGTAGATCTTAAGCAGAAGCTTGATTTAGTTATAACAAAATGTGATACAACACTTGTTGGAGAAAATCTGAGTACGAATCAATAA
- a CDS encoding YunC family protein yields MVTMTPIIIDSHQFTAITVKLPKTNFMAVTNEKGYIMCGALDVALLNEKLKDRGIIAGRAVGVRTIDQLLDAPLESVTIEAENIGITAGMKGKDALLKMI; encoded by the coding sequence ATGGTAACGATGACTCCAATAATAATCGATTCACACCAATTTACTGCTATCACGGTAAAACTGCCTAAGACGAATTTTATGGCGGTAACGAATGAAAAAGGGTATATCATGTGTGGAGCTCTAGATGTTGCCCTTTTAAATGAAAAACTAAAGGACCGCGGAATTATTGCGGGTAGGGCTGTAGGAGTTCGAACAATTGATCAACTACTTGATGCTCCGTTAGAATCAGTTACTATAGAAGCTGAAAATATTGGGATTACTGCAGGAATGAAGGGGAAAGATGCCCTTTTAAAAATGATATAA
- a CDS encoding Na+/H+ antiporter NhaC family protein → MTGTIYSLIPPLVAILMVILTRKVLLSLGVGIVSAALVLQWNAVKEGGILFFLSEAFNSIWSSFKAIFVSEGSLNTWNMYIVFFLLLLGVITAFISVTGGSRAFGEWAGRRIKSRVGAQLLAAILGIIIFIDDYFNALAVGQVSKPLTDRYRVSRAKLAYIIDSTSAPICVVSPISSWGAYIIAIIGTILATHGISEYTALSAFIQMIPMNLYVITAILMVFVTTIFNINLGSMKGHEERAVKLGEMIDPAKPVIGDLKQDLPQSDRGTIGDLIWPIIALVIGTVGSMIWTGFTATEENRTLLAIFENTDVAASLLYGGLLGLLVVFILFFNQVMTKKSISAGLFFKGIIEGIKSMLPAIYILLLAWMVVDLIGQLETGAYLASLVEKANLNIAYLPVILFIVAGLMAFSTGTSWGTFGIMLPIAGEIMASTDVSMLLPALAAVLAGSVFGDHCSPISDTTILSSTGAGSHHIDHVLTQLPYALTSAIIATVGFIVMGMTGSTILGIMVVLLSLLVFTFVFRQQKTTVLV, encoded by the coding sequence ATGACTGGAACAATTTATTCTTTAATCCCTCCTTTGGTTGCAATCTTAATGGTTATTTTAACTAGAAAAGTTTTGCTTTCATTAGGAGTAGGGATCGTATCAGCAGCACTAGTTTTACAATGGAACGCTGTAAAAGAAGGTGGGATACTGTTTTTCTTATCAGAGGCATTCAACTCCATTTGGAGTAGTTTTAAAGCCATCTTTGTATCGGAGGGTTCTCTAAACACTTGGAATATGTATATTGTCTTCTTTTTATTACTCTTAGGAGTAATTACTGCTTTCATATCAGTAACAGGAGGTAGTCGTGCATTTGGAGAGTGGGCAGGGAGACGAATAAAGTCTAGAGTCGGTGCTCAATTACTTGCTGCAATTCTTGGAATTATAATCTTTATCGATGATTATTTTAATGCTTTAGCTGTTGGTCAGGTAAGTAAACCATTAACTGATCGTTATAGAGTCTCACGCGCAAAACTTGCGTACATTATTGACTCAACTTCTGCGCCAATCTGTGTAGTTTCTCCAATTTCTAGCTGGGGTGCATATATCATTGCCATTATAGGGACAATTCTGGCAACTCATGGAATTAGTGAATATACTGCATTGTCTGCCTTCATTCAGATGATTCCAATGAATTTATATGTTATTACAGCTATTTTGATGGTTTTTGTAACGACCATTTTTAACATTAATCTTGGTAGTATGAAGGGTCATGAGGAAAGGGCTGTTAAATTAGGAGAAATGATTGATCCAGCCAAACCTGTTATCGGAGACTTAAAACAGGATTTACCTCAAAGTGACAGAGGAACGATTGGTGATTTAATATGGCCAATTATCGCTTTAGTAATTGGGACTGTCGGTTCAATGATTTGGACAGGCTTTACCGCTACGGAAGAGAATAGAACGCTACTAGCTATCTTTGAAAATACCGATGTTGCAGCTTCTCTTTTATATGGTGGTCTTTTAGGTTTACTTGTTGTGTTTATCTTATTCTTTAATCAAGTTATGACGAAAAAGTCAATTTCGGCAGGTTTATTCTTCAAGGGAATTATTGAAGGAATAAAATCTATGCTTCCTGCAATCTACATCCTGTTATTAGCATGGATGGTTGTTGATTTAATTGGTCAGTTAGAAACTGGAGCATACCTTGCTTCATTAGTTGAAAAGGCCAATCTTAATATTGCTTATCTACCTGTAATTTTATTTATTGTTGCGGGTTTAATGGCCTTTTCAACAGGTACTTCATGGGGAACATTTGGAATTATGTTACCAATTGCAGGAGAAATTATGGCTTCAACTGATGTTTCAATGTTATTACCTGCACTAGCAGCAGTACTAGCTGGTTCAGTATTTGGGGATCATTGTTCACCAATTTCAGATACGACAATTCTTTCATCCACAGGTGCAGGAAGTCACCATATTGATCATGTATTAACTCAACTTCCGTATGCACTTACTTCTGCAATCATTGCAACAGTTGGTTTTATTGTAATGGGTATGACGGGCAGTACAATTTTAGGAATTATGGTAGTGCTATTATCATTGCTAGTTTTTACATTTGTTTTTAGACAACAAAAGACAACGGTATTAGTATAA
- the lipA gene encoding lipoyl synthase produces MAKKEQHLRKPEWLKIKLNTNENYTGLKKMMREKQLHTVCEEAKCPNIHECWAVRKTATFMILGDVCTRACRFCAVKTGLPNELDWQEPERVADSVVLMGLKHVVVTAVARDDLKDGGAAVFAETVRAIRRKSPLTSIEVLPSDMGGVLDNLKTLMDAKPDIMNHNIETVRSLSDRVRARAKYDRSLEFLKRAKELNDTIPTKSSIMIGLGETKEEIIETMDDLRANDVDILTLGQYLQPSTKHLKVQKYYHPDEFAELKEIALSKGFSHCEAGPLVRSSYHADEQVNSAQQNKKAKLEALEVEAKEA; encoded by the coding sequence TTGGCAAAAAAAGAACAACATTTACGGAAACCGGAATGGCTTAAAATAAAATTAAACACCAATGAAAACTATACTGGCTTAAAAAAAATGATGAGAGAGAAGCAGCTACATACTGTATGTGAAGAAGCTAAATGCCCTAACATACATGAATGTTGGGCTGTGAGAAAAACCGCTACGTTCATGATACTAGGTGATGTGTGTACAAGAGCATGTCGTTTCTGTGCGGTAAAAACAGGATTACCAAATGAGCTAGATTGGCAAGAACCAGAACGTGTAGCAGATTCAGTTGTACTTATGGGTTTAAAGCACGTTGTAGTTACAGCAGTTGCCCGTGACGATTTAAAGGATGGTGGAGCTGCTGTTTTTGCAGAAACGGTACGAGCTATCAGAAGAAAAAGTCCACTAACCTCTATTGAAGTTTTACCTTCAGATATGGGTGGGGTCCTTGATAATTTAAAAACATTGATGGATGCTAAACCAGATATTATGAATCATAATATTGAAACAGTCCGAAGCCTGTCTGACAGAGTAAGAGCAAGAGCAAAATATGATCGCTCTTTAGAGTTTTTAAAACGTGCTAAGGAATTGAACGATACAATCCCGACTAAATCAAGCATCATGATTGGTTTAGGAGAAACAAAAGAAGAAATCATCGAAACAATGGATGACTTACGTGCAAATGATGTAGATATTCTTACATTAGGTCAATATCTTCAACCTTCGACAAAACATCTTAAAGTACAAAAATATTACCACCCCGATGAATTTGCAGAATTAAAAGAAATCGCATTATCAAAAGGATTTAGTCATTGTGAAGCTGGACCATTAGTACGCTCTTCATACCACGCAGATGAGCAAGTAAATTCAGCTCAGCAAAATAAAAAAGCTAAGCTTGAAGCACTAGAAGTAGAAGCAAAAGAAGCATAA
- a CDS encoding YutD family protein — MICINNICYELLEDTKNGFNEEAFKARYSEILNKYDYIVGDWGYSQLRLRGFYEDQNQKASYDTKISTLSEYLYEYCNFGCAYFVLRRVKK, encoded by the coding sequence TTGATTTGTATAAATAATATTTGTTATGAATTACTTGAAGATACTAAAAATGGATTTAATGAAGAAGCTTTTAAAGCGAGGTACAGTGAAATTCTTAATAAGTATGATTACATAGTAGGTGACTGGGGTTATAGTCAATTGAGGCTTCGTGGATTTTATGAAGATCAAAATCAAAAGGCTAGCTATGATACCAAAATCAGTACGCTGTCGGAATATTTATATGAATACTGTAATTTTGGTTGTGCTTACTTTGTTTTACGAAGAGTTAAAAAGTAA
- a CDS encoding cytosolic protein: protein MARKDKEEEAYTDFSNVETMHNFLTVEDLPEGPYGSPRGLHEPVFNKSEPWEEGQRYYSAFNYEAKAFHENLPRQFPGAHPTHDDPDVSLEQPYVDKQ from the coding sequence ATGGCTAGGAAGGACAAAGAGGAAGAAGCTTATACTGACTTTTCAAATGTTGAAACGATGCACAATTTTTTAACCGTTGAAGATTTACCAGAAGGACCGTATGGCTCACCAAGAGGGCTTCATGAACCTGTCTTTAATAAAAGTGAACCTTGGGAAGAAGGACAACGGTATTATAGCGCATTTAACTATGAGGCTAAAGCATTTCACGAGAACTTGCCACGTCAATTTCCAGGTGCTCACCCTACACACGATGACCCAGATGTTAGCCTAGAGCAACCATATGTGGACAAACAGTAA
- a CDS encoding YhcN/YlaJ family sporulation lipoprotein: MKKTFFITGLCCMAALTGCMNPNEAEVYEESGYTINQQDRNEIYNDDGILNSGDEQSNFGYVRHQKSPVPGETRTYNNLPTLNREVVADLISKISTTLPNVNEAATLVTDEEVLVVYETDSENRFETADQVKKSALSVVPRWYHVYVSDNPVLIRDIERFGLLDTNARDVDQILESTISRMLESPQGRKISTGENENGEITGGMNDEYEKRAGEEDADKHNIMQQNGNNKMIDDGHTTPHGLGGLGDYDIYKPEENENLYRTNDNRG, encoded by the coding sequence TTGAAGAAGACATTTTTCATAACTGGTTTATGTTGTATGGCAGCATTGACTGGTTGTATGAATCCGAATGAAGCAGAAGTATATGAGGAAAGTGGATATACAATAAATCAACAGGATAGAAATGAAATATACAATGATGATGGTATTTTAAATAGCGGTGATGAGCAATCAAATTTTGGTTATGTCCGTCACCAAAAGAGCCCTGTTCCTGGAGAGACAAGAACATATAACAACTTGCCAACGTTAAACAGAGAAGTGGTAGCAGATTTAATAAGTAAAATTAGTACAACGTTACCAAATGTAAATGAAGCAGCCACTTTAGTTACAGATGAAGAAGTACTTGTTGTATATGAGACTGATTCAGAAAATCGCTTTGAAACAGCAGACCAAGTAAAAAAATCTGCTTTATCTGTTGTTCCTAGATGGTATCACGTTTACGTTTCAGATAATCCCGTATTAATAAGAGACATAGAACGATTTGGATTACTCGATACAAATGCTCGTGATGTGGACCAAATTCTTGAATCAACAATCTCAAGAATGCTCGAGTCTCCACAAGGTAGAAAAATAAGTACAGGGGAAAATGAGAATGGAGAAATCACTGGCGGCATGAATGATGAATATGAGAAGCGTGCAGGGGAAGAAGATGCTGATAAACACAATATCATGCAACAAAACGGTAACAACAAAATGATAGATGATGGTCATACAACACCGCACGGATTAGGTGGATTAGGGGATTATGACATCTACAAACCCGAAGAAAATGAAAATTTATATAGAACCAATGATAATCGTGGATAA
- a CDS encoding methionine/alanine import family NSS transporter small subunit, with translation MELSAVVMMLVGMVIIWGGLAASIINAVKKAKQN, from the coding sequence ATGGAATTAAGTGCTGTTGTAATGATGCTAGTAGGAATGGTTATTATTTGGGGCGGTTTGGCTGCTAGTATTATCAATGCAGTTAAAAAAGCAAAACAAAATTAA
- a CDS encoding sodium-dependent transporter — translation MDNRPQWGTRLGFILAAVGSAVGLGNIWRFPAVAYDNGGGAFFIPYLFALLTAGIPILILEFTMGHKYKGSAPLTYARMNKKAEWIGWWQVAVSFVISTYYAVIIAWAMSYSVFALNLKWGDDPNGFLFGEYLKLAEAPGQVGGIVPGVFIPLILVWLITLGVLFKGVKKGIEVANKIFIPTLLVLFFIIVVRALTLDGAMDGLNAFFKPNWDSILDGKVWVAAYGQIFFSLSIAFAIMITYSSYLPKKTDITNNAFITGFGNSAFELLAGIGVFSILGFMAAQQNVAVSEVVTAGVGLAFVVFPQIINEFPAFNQFFGFLFFGSLVLAGLSSLISIVETFVAGVQDKFKVSRTKSVLIGGGLSALISILFATKGGLYFLDAADYFINNFGVALAGLVQVIVVTWFLKEVDSLKEHANSMSDIMLGAWWKICLGFVTPIVLGYMMFDNIRTNIAENYEGYPTSFLLYTGWSVAIGAILVGVIFSLVKWEKGKLAVPTDKEVSQ, via the coding sequence ATGGATAATCGTCCACAATGGGGAACACGATTAGGTTTTATTTTAGCCGCAGTTGGTTCAGCAGTAGGACTAGGGAACATTTGGCGTTTCCCTGCAGTCGCATATGATAATGGAGGGGGAGCATTCTTCATTCCTTATCTATTCGCTTTATTAACAGCTGGTATACCAATCTTAATATTGGAGTTTACAATGGGTCATAAGTACAAAGGATCTGCTCCTTTGACTTATGCACGAATGAATAAGAAAGCAGAATGGATTGGTTGGTGGCAAGTAGCTGTATCATTCGTCATTTCAACTTATTATGCAGTGATTATCGCATGGGCAATGTCATACTCTGTATTCGCGTTAAACCTAAAGTGGGGGGACGATCCAAATGGATTCCTATTTGGTGAATACTTAAAGCTTGCTGAAGCTCCAGGTCAGGTTGGTGGAATTGTTCCAGGTGTATTTATTCCATTAATATTAGTATGGCTTATTACTCTAGGGGTTTTATTTAAAGGGGTTAAGAAGGGGATTGAGGTTGCAAATAAAATCTTTATTCCAACTTTGTTGGTATTATTCTTCATCATAGTCGTTCGTGCTCTAACTCTAGACGGGGCAATGGATGGATTAAATGCATTCTTCAAGCCTAATTGGGATTCAATTCTAGATGGTAAGGTTTGGGTTGCTGCTTATGGACAAATTTTCTTCAGTTTATCAATTGCATTTGCTATTATGATTACTTATTCAAGTTATTTACCAAAGAAAACAGATATTACAAACAATGCATTTATTACTGGATTTGGAAACTCAGCATTTGAGCTTTTAGCTGGTATTGGAGTATTCAGTATTTTAGGATTTATGGCTGCACAACAAAATGTAGCTGTATCAGAAGTTGTTACAGCTGGTGTCGGTCTTGCGTTTGTCGTGTTTCCGCAGATTATCAATGAATTTCCAGCGTTTAATCAATTCTTTGGTTTCTTATTCTTTGGAAGCTTAGTATTGGCTGGTTTATCATCATTAATTTCGATTGTTGAAACGTTTGTTGCTGGTGTTCAAGATAAATTCAAAGTTTCTAGAACAAAATCAGTACTAATTGGTGGAGGATTATCTGCCTTAATTTCAATTCTCTTTGCAACTAAGGGTGGATTATACTTCCTAGATGCTGCAGATTACTTTATTAATAACTTTGGTGTTGCTCTTGCAGGATTAGTTCAAGTAATTGTTGTAACTTGGTTCCTGAAAGAAGTTGATTCATTAAAAGAGCATGCAAACTCAATGTCTGACATCATGTTAGGTGCTTGGTGGAAAATCTGCTTAGGCTTTGTAACACCAATCGTTCTTGGATATATGATGTTTGATAACATTAGAACGAATATCGCAGAAAACTATGAAGGTTATCCAACTTCATTCTTACTTTACACAGGTTGGTCAGTAGCAATTGGAGCAATTCTTGTTGGAGTTATTTTCTCATTAGTAAAATGGGAAAAAGGAAAATTAGCTGTACCTACTGATAAGGAGGTATCACAATAA